The Astatotilapia calliptera chromosome 14, fAstCal1.2, whole genome shotgun sequence genome includes a region encoding these proteins:
- the LOC113035733 gene encoding LOW QUALITY PROTEIN: extracellular tyrosine-protein kinase PKDCC-like (The sequence of the model RefSeq protein was modified relative to this genomic sequence to represent the inferred CDS: inserted 2 bases in 2 codons; substituted 1 base at 1 genomic stop codon), which translates to MVLLQRLQHLNIIKLKEEEKERPXRVTVNLEQGNPLQMIQLPQSPWVDRFRVCLDLVRLLHFLSQSPLGSVAXLDFQPRQFVTVSGSLKLTDLDDASAEETTCHTDADCTLQFPHRNFTLPCSAWGVCEGLNEKRNIYNAYRYFFTYLLPHQAPPGLTHLVDRIMNATGELKADINQTLEAFDHILHLYKSDLHLENLSPSIIRDHTVMRGMVTSGNVEYRCWPSYSQQSCVLSVHSAREAACICNSHSXCNSFTLTGQKTWTGRLLASFRSGFSHLVPDGTSEVYVKKTKQLLQSE; encoded by the exons ATGGTCCTTCTCCAAAGACTCCAGCATCTGAACATCATTAAGctgaaggaggaagagaaggagaggC AAAGAGTCACAGTCAATCTGGAGCAGGGGAACCCTCTCCAGATGATCCAGCTGCCCCAGAGCCCCTGGGTGGACAGATTCAGAGTGTGTCTGGACCTGGTCCGGCTCCTCCACTTCCTCTCTCAGTCGCCTCTGGGCTCCGTGG CTTTGGACTTCCAGCCTCGGCAGTTTGTCACAGTGTCCGGCTCGCTGAAGCTCACGGACCTGGATGATGCCAGCGCGGAGGAGACCACCTGTCACACAGACGCAGACTGTACTCTCCAGTTTCCACACAGAAACTTTACTCTGCCCTGCTCAGCTTGGGGTGTGTGTGAGGGGCTAAACGAGAAGAGGAACATTTACAACGCCTACAGGTATTTTTTCACCTACCTGCTGCCTCACCAGGCCCCGCCCGGCCTCACACACCTGGTAGACCGCATCATGAACGCCACAGGGGAGCTGAAAGCTGACATCAATCAGACACTGGAGGCCTTTGACCACATCCTCCACCTCTATAAGTCTGACCTACACCTGGAGAACCTGTCTCCATCAATAATCAGAGATCACACTGTGATGCGAGGGATGGTCACTTCTGGGAACGTGGAGTACCGCTGCTGGCCATCCTACAGCCAGCAGAGCTGCGTGCTGTCAGTCCACAGTGCCCGAGAGGCAGCGTGCATCTGTAACTCCCACTCTTAGTGCAACAGCTTCACTCTGACGGGGCAGAAGACTTGGACGGGCCGCCTCCTAGCCTCTTTCAGGAGTGGCTTCAGTCACCTGGTGCCTGATGGGACATCAGAAGTTTATGTAAAGAAGACAAAA